The DNA segment CGAGACATGGGGGCGGGACGTCGCGCTCGCCCGGCTGGCGCAGTTGGCCGGGACGCCCGGATTTTACGGAGTGGTGGCCGAAGGGGAGAAGGGACCTGTCGGCTTCGTGATGGGAATCTCCCAGCCATGGCCCGGCGGGAACCACTACTACCTGCAGGAGGCCTGTGTCGATCACCGGTTCCAGCGGCAGGGCGTGGGCACCGCGCTCATGGCTTGGCTTTCCGCACGTGTGGAGGAACAGGGAAACCGGCGCATCTATCTGCTCACTGCCCGCGATGATGTGGCGGAGGCATTTTATTC comes from the Luteolibacter sp. SL250 genome and includes:
- a CDS encoding GNAT family N-acetyltransferase; this translates as MTTHRPFLPSDLDACTDLFVATFAQPPWSETWGRDVALARLAQLAGTPGFYGVVAEGEKGPVGFVMGISQPWPGGNHYYLQEACVDHRFQRQGVGTALMAWLSARVEEQGNRRIYLLTARDDVAEAFYSKIGFYTSPRMILMARRFE